In the genome of Vicinamibacterales bacterium, the window GTGGCATGCGCCAGAAACTCGTCATCGCGTGTGGTCTGCTGCACAGCCCGGACGTTCTGCTGTTCGACGAGCCCCTGACGGGTCTCGATCCGATCGGCATCCGACGCATGAAGCAGAGTATCGTCGCCAGGGCAAAGGCCGGCGCGGCGGTCGTCGTGTCGTCGCATCTGCTCCACCTGGTCGAGGAGATCTGCACCCGCATCGTCATCATCAACAAGGGGACGAAGATCGCGGACGGAACGCTCGCTGAACTCGCGGCTCGGTCCGATCTGGCGGCGGCCGGATCAGACCTCGAGCAGATCTTCCTGCGAGCGACTGGACACGCCGACGAGACGAAATCGCCATGACGGGCGTGTTCCTGTTCGTCACCGCGTGCACGCTGAAGAACCGGCTGCACCGCCGGCTGCGGCGTCTCCGCGAGCCCCGGTATGCGGCCGGGCTCGTGGCTGGCCTTGCATATCTCTACTGGTTCCTCATCCGCAACCAGTTCCGCAGGGCGGGAGCCGGCCGGCTGCCGATCGAGCGCCTCGACGGCGTCCTCGCCTCGGCCGGACCGTATCTGGTCGTCGCCGGCGCGTTCGGTCTCTGGCTGGCCGCGGCCCTCGCCTGGGTGTTCTCGGCGTGGAAGCCGTCAATCACCTTCACACCGGCCGAGGTGCAGTTCCTCTACACCGCACCGGTCGGACGCCGACGGTTGCTCAACTACAAGCTCCTGCGGATGCAAGGCGGCATCATATTCGGCCTCTCGATCGCCGCGCTGTTCTCGGGCGCGCTCCGGGCGGCCATGTCCGGGCGCTGGTCGTTCGTACTTGGTGGGTGGCTGTTGTTGTCCACGATAGCCCTGCACGCGGTCGGGATCAGCCTGACGAAGGCGCGGCTCTCGACGGGTTCGTTGAACGGCGCGACGCGGCTGTGGACCGCGTGGCTGGTGCCTGGTTTCACGGGAATCGTGTCAGGCGTCGTCCTGTCGGTCGTGGCTCTCCACGCGAGAGAATGGGCCAAGCTGCAACCCCTCGACGCGGCCAGGGATGCGCTCGGTCACGCCGTCTCCGGTCCTGCGGCCGCGGCGCTCTGGCCGTTCAAGGCCGTGGTGGCTCCGCTGCTCGCGGTCGAACCGGGTGCGTTCGTCCCGGCGCTGGTGCCTGCGCTGTTCGTCCTGGCGCTCAACTACGTGTGGGTCATGATGTCGGATTCGGTGCTGAGCGAGGCCGTCGTGGCGGCGGAATCGCAGCGCGCGCGGGGGCGCCGGGCGGCACCAACGGC includes:
- a CDS encoding putative ABC exporter domain-containing protein, producing MTGVFLFVTACTLKNRLHRRLRRLREPRYAAGLVAGLAYLYWFLIRNQFRRAGAGRLPIERLDGVLASAGPYLVVAGAFGLWLAAALAWVFSAWKPSITFTPAEVQFLYTAPVGRRRLLNYKLLRMQGGIIFGLSIAALFSGALRAAMSGRWSFVLGGWLLLSTIALHAVGISLTKARLSTGSLNGATRLWTAWLVPGFTGIVSGVVLSVVALHAREWAKLQPLDAARDALGHAVSGPAAAALWPFKAVVAPLLAVEPGAFVPALVPALFVLALNYVWVMMSDSVLSEAVVAAESQRARGRRAAPTAVVRGEPFSLRVEGRPELAVAWKNLILLSRYASIWTVVRVLVPVLLLGVVLGTGRSAGVLAPVALALLGFAAILGPDIVRNDLRDDLPRLAVLKTWPMSATSLLVGELLAPTLVLTVTIWFLDALALTLSSGLRAGPHALIDRVFLALAVAIVAPMLAVGRLVIQNAAVILFPGWIPTGGARPRGIEAMGQNMLTFAGTFVVLVLGVLPPVLVSGGLGFVLWMWLGWAALLPSAALFAGVLLGEAAFAVAVLGRLLGRTEPSQVEVEE